The following coding sequences lie in one Acidobacteriota bacterium genomic window:
- a CDS encoding nucleotidyltransferase family protein, whose amino-acid sequence MATIGVVPAAGKGSRFAAEAPGRPHKLLTVVDGEPMVRRTVSSLLSGGADRCVVVVSADEEAAVRAVLAGLPISVVVNSDPSRGMFSSIQAGIAETGEGDACVLLPGDMPYVQPATVAAVIAAASESGLTACASFNGRRGHPIACSATLRSRILLAPVESTLSAERSRDEFLTIDVPDPGVHRDVDRPADLV is encoded by the coding sequence ATGGCGACGATTGGGGTGGTGCCCGCAGCGGGCAAGGGCTCGCGATTCGCCGCAGAAGCCCCGGGGCGGCCTCACAAGCTCCTGACGGTGGTTGACGGCGAGCCCATGGTGCGGCGGACCGTCTCTTCGTTGTTGTCTGGCGGTGCCGATCGCTGCGTGGTGGTGGTGTCTGCGGACGAGGAAGCCGCGGTGCGGGCCGTTCTGGCGGGTCTGCCGATCTCGGTGGTCGTCAATTCCGATCCGTCGCGCGGGATGTTCTCGTCGATTCAGGCGGGCATCGCCGAGACCGGGGAGGGTGACGCCTGCGTCCTGCTGCCGGGTGATATGCCGTACGTGCAGCCGGCCACCGTGGCCGCAGTAATCGCGGCCGCGAGCGAGTCGGGCCTGACGGCCTGCGCGAGTTTTAACGGCCGTCGGGGGCACCCGATCGCGTGTTCCGCGACGCTGCGCTCCCGCATCCTGTTGGCCCCGGTGGAATCCACGCTGAGTGCGGAGCGTTCACGCGACGAGTTCCTGACGATCGATGTTCCTGATCCCGGCGTGCATCGCGACGTCGATCGGCCCGCGGACCTGGTGTAA